The Hemibagrus wyckioides isolate EC202008001 linkage group LG10, SWU_Hwy_1.0, whole genome shotgun sequence genome includes a window with the following:
- the crispld2 gene encoding cysteine-rich secretory protein LCCL domain-containing 2 yields the protein MFRLLSLALLLSATRLSFSLFLPDSPELRRLLNRYENELQTNVTASTSGSRVRRAIPWSDREEILLLHNKLRGGVYPTASNMEYMIWDDELERSATHWAEQCQWEHGPHDLLMSIGQNLAVHWGRYRSPAYHVQTWYDEVKDYTYPYPHECNPWCPERCSGPMCTHYTQIVWATTNRVGCAVHVCPSMNVWGEVWENAVYLVCNYSPKGNWIGEAPYRNGRPCSQCPPSYGGVCKDNLCYKGAPQRPETPDMNEVEKPQVPVQVEIPVVRPKPKPKPSPPKKATPSKPAQTNFLTQNIRCETKMRDKCKGVTCNRYNCPANCIDSTAKVWGTLYYDVQSSICRAAIHYGVIDNNGGLVEVTRKNNFPFFVKATKNGVESHSKYKMANAFLVAKVEKRSIDCYTRMADICPFSSQPSPCPRVECPSSCKNQPSYWAPVIGTGIYADTSSICRAALHAGVLKASGGYVDILAMDKKNSYTGSLKNGVQSESKSQSQGGSFRVFKVRE from the exons ATGTTCAGACTGCTGTCCCTCGCACTGCTTCTCTCGGCCACTCGTCTGTCCTTCAGCCTCTTCCTGCCCGACTCTCCTGAGCTCCGGCGGCTGTTGAATCGCTACGAGAACGAGCTTCAGACCAACGTCACGGCCTCGACGTCAGGCTCGCGTGTACGCCGCGCAATACCGTGGTCCGATCGTGAGGAGATCCTTCTTCTGCACAACAAACTCAGAGGTGGCGTCTATCCAACCGCCTCCAACATGGAGTACATG atatggGATGATGAACTGGAGCGTTCTGCTACACACTGGGCCGAACAGTGTCAGTGGGAACACGGACCCCATGACCTGCTTATGTCTATTGGACAGAATCTGGCAGTGCACTGGGGCAg ATACCGTTCCCCTGCTTACCACGTCCAGACCTGGTATGATGAGGTGAAGGACTACACGTACCCCTACCCACACGAGTGCAACCCCTGGTGCCCCGAACGCTGCTCCGGACCCATGTGTACTCACTATACGCAG ATCGTCTGGGCCACCACCAACCGCGTGGGTTGCGCCGTCCATGTGTGTCCGAGCATGAACGTGTGGGGGGAGGTGTGGGAGAACGCCGTCTACCTCGTGTGCAACTACTCACCGAA GGGAAACTGGATTGGGGAGGCACCTTACCGGAACGGACGTCCGTGTTCTCAGTGTCCTCCCAGCTACGGTGGAGTCTGCAAGGACAACCTGTGCTATAAGG GAGCTCCTCAGCGTCCTGAGACTCCAGACATGAATGAAGTGGAGAAGCCTCAGGTTCCTGTGCAGGTGGAGATCCCTGTGGTCAGACCTAAACCCAAACCCAAACCTTCTCCACCCAAAAAGGCCACGCCGTCTAAGCCGGCTCAAACCAACTTCCTGA CTCAAAACATCAGGTGCGAGACGAAGATGAGGGACAAGTGCAAAGGTGTGACCTGTAACAG GTATAACTGCCCCGCTAACTGCATCGACAGCACCGCTAAAGTCTGGGGCACGCTCTACTACGATGTG CAATCGAGTATCTGCCGCGCTGCCATCCATTACGGAGTCATCGATAATAACGGAGGCCTGGTGGAAGTCACGAGGAAGAACAATTTCCCTTTCTTCGTTAAAGCCACAAAGAACGGAGTGGAGTCTCACAG TAAATATAAAATGGCGAATGCTTTTCTGGTAGCCAAAGTGGAAA AAAGATCCATCGACTGCTACACTAGGATGGCTGATATTTGCCCCTTCAGCAGCCAGCCCAGCCCCTGCCCGAG GGTCGAGTGCCCATCCAGTTGTAAGAATCAGCCCTCGTACTGGGCTCCAGTGATCGGCACCGGCATCTACGCTGAC ACCTCTAGTATCTGCCGGGCTGCTCTCCATGCCGGTGTGCTCAAAGCTTCAGGAGGATATGTGGACATCTTGGCTATGGATAAGAAGAACAGCTACACAGGCAGCCTGAAGAACGGCGTCCAGTCTGAAAG TAAATCCCAGTCGCAGGGCGGGTCCTTCCGTGTCTTCAAGGTGCGAGAGTGA